In Acaryochloris marina S15, a single genomic region encodes these proteins:
- a CDS encoding SUMF1/EgtB/PvdO family nonheme iron enzyme yields the protein MPSKEMFTETEHLQLAIRETLTQSRARTLQLFEDVSEDTFRLQANSDFSPVGWHLGHIGFTEGLWLLEHEAGFAPLFPEYRQLFAADGLPKAERQNLPSFTEICAYLDQIRNQVWDYLLEAPLDSRAWLWHWLVQHESQHCETITWVLQLHRRKSQPVAFVPKEKKWPVAVVNVSKTAKTSLPDPGMLPIEGGRFLLGNDQLEALDNEKKSHWVQVDSFWMDRFPVTQGQYQQFIEAGGYGQSHYWSAAGWQWLQSNPVNHPTHWMAEGGADHPVCGVSWYEADAYARFVGKRLPTEAEWEKAACWHPAPQDPPTKRDYPWGNQALEKHHCNHGGLQWGTTPVHQYAKGQSAYGCFDLLGNVWEWTNTWFHPFPDFEPYPYKGYSMVYFDHQHRILKGGSWATQAPVLRGAFRNWYEPRIRIHFAGFRCAYG from the coding sequence ATGCCCTCTAAGGAGATGTTTACTGAAACAGAACACCTACAATTAGCTATTAGGGAAACCCTGACTCAGTCCCGCGCTCGCACCCTCCAGTTATTTGAAGACGTCAGTGAAGATACGTTTCGACTGCAAGCCAATTCTGACTTTAGTCCTGTGGGATGGCATTTAGGACATATTGGCTTTACCGAAGGACTTTGGCTTTTAGAGCATGAAGCTGGATTCGCTCCACTATTTCCTGAGTATCGGCAGTTATTTGCGGCGGATGGGTTACCGAAGGCTGAGCGGCAAAATCTACCCTCTTTTACAGAGATTTGTGCCTATCTAGATCAAATCCGGAATCAAGTTTGGGACTATTTGCTGGAAGCCCCCTTAGACTCTCGGGCTTGGCTATGGCATTGGCTAGTCCAGCATGAAAGTCAGCATTGCGAGACGATCACCTGGGTTCTTCAACTGCATCGCCGAAAATCACAACCCGTTGCTTTTGTGCCAAAGGAAAAGAAATGGCCCGTTGCCGTTGTCAATGTCTCTAAAACTGCAAAGACATCCCTGCCAGATCCAGGCATGCTTCCGATTGAAGGGGGGCGATTCTTATTAGGCAATGACCAGTTAGAAGCCCTGGATAACGAAAAAAAATCTCATTGGGTTCAGGTAGATTCGTTTTGGATGGATCGATTTCCGGTGACTCAAGGTCAATATCAACAGTTCATTGAGGCTGGAGGATATGGCCAGTCTCACTATTGGTCAGCAGCGGGATGGCAATGGTTGCAATCTAACCCCGTCAATCATCCCACCCACTGGATGGCAGAGGGGGGAGCTGATCATCCAGTCTGTGGGGTGAGCTGGTATGAAGCCGATGCCTATGCCCGGTTTGTGGGTAAACGCCTGCCTACCGAGGCGGAATGGGAAAAAGCGGCCTGCTGGCACCCTGCACCCCAGGATCCTCCCACCAAGCGAGACTACCCTTGGGGCAACCAGGCCCTAGAAAAGCATCACTGTAATCATGGGGGCTTGCAGTGGGGGACAACCCCCGTCCATCAGTATGCAAAAGGGCAAAGTGCCTATGGTTGTTTCGATTTACTGGGAAATGTTTGGGAATGGACGAATACTTGGTTCCATCCCTTTCCTGATTTCGAGCCCTATCCTTACAAAGGGTATTCCATGGTCTATTTTGATCACCAGCATCGCATCTTAAAAGGAGGCAGTTGGGCCACCCAGGCTCCAGTCCTCCGGGGGGCTTTCCGGAACTGGTATGAGCCTCGGATTCGAATTCATTTTGCCGGGTTTCGCTGTGCCTATGGCTAG
- the egtD gene encoding L-histidine N(alpha)-methyltransferase, with amino-acid sequence MLESVHTATQSLSALSPTDLPSRLQITQFASDPSPTATQPGLDVIQGLSKTPKTLPAKYFYDDPGSQLFEKICELPEYYPTRTETAILQAYASEIATITGPSELVELGSGSSTKTRLLLDAYVDIGLASWYCPIDVSGGILKQSAINLLKDYPTLNIHGYVGTYEAALAALPPSQLPTRMICFLGSTLGNLNPQECEHFFAELTQALQPGEYLLLGVDLQKSVQQLEAAYNDSQGVTAAFNLNMLQHLNQRFQGDFQVDNFQHQAFYNLDEHQIEMHLVSLKTQQVNLAALDLAVEFDQEETIRTEISRKFDLETLKQQLRSVSQELAESSDGGETSIQKELTPLRTWTDANQWFGLVLCQCQEISQVTQES; translated from the coding sequence ATGCTTGAGTCTGTGCATACAGCAACTCAATCCCTGTCGGCACTATCCCCTACGGACCTTCCATCTCGTTTACAGATTACCCAATTTGCTTCGGACCCGTCTCCGACCGCTACCCAGCCAGGACTAGATGTGATTCAAGGGTTGTCGAAAACGCCCAAAACCCTCCCGGCTAAATATTTTTACGATGATCCAGGCTCTCAACTTTTTGAAAAAATCTGTGAGTTGCCGGAATATTACCCCACCCGGACTGAGACTGCTATTCTCCAGGCCTATGCATCCGAAATCGCCACCATCACTGGCCCTAGTGAGTTAGTAGAATTGGGGAGTGGCAGTTCTACAAAGACACGGTTGCTCTTAGATGCCTATGTTGATATTGGTCTTGCCTCTTGGTACTGCCCCATTGACGTGAGCGGCGGTATCCTCAAACAGAGCGCCATCAACCTACTCAAGGACTATCCCACCCTCAATATTCATGGCTATGTCGGCACCTATGAGGCCGCTCTAGCTGCCTTGCCGCCCTCTCAATTGCCAACCCGGATGATTTGCTTTCTGGGCAGTACTCTGGGGAATCTTAACCCTCAGGAATGTGAACACTTCTTTGCTGAGTTAACCCAAGCGTTGCAACCCGGTGAGTATTTACTGTTAGGGGTAGATTTACAAAAATCGGTTCAGCAATTAGAAGCTGCCTATAACGATAGCCAAGGGGTGACGGCCGCGTTTAACTTGAATATGCTGCAGCATCTCAATCAGCGATTTCAAGGTGATTTCCAGGTGGATAATTTCCAACACCAAGCGTTTTACAATCTGGATGAGCATCAGATCGAAATGCATCTCGTTAGCCTAAAGACTCAGCAGGTCAACCTAGCGGCCCTGGATCTGGCGGTTGAGTTTGACCAGGAAGAAACCATCCGGACTGAAATCTCTCGTAAATTTGATTTAGAGACCTTAAAGCAACAATTGCGCTCCGTCTCTCAGGAATTGGCGGAGTCTTCGGATGGAGGGGAGACTTCAATACAAAAGGAATTAACCCCCTTGCGAACTTGGACGGATGCAAACCAATGGTTTGGGCTGGTTCTTTGCCAATGCCAGGAAATTTCTCAGGTGACCCAGGAGAGCTGA
- the dnaK gene encoding molecular chaperone DnaK, with product MGRIVGIDLGTTNSVVAVMEGGKPVVIANTEGSRTTPSVVAFGKEGERLVGQLARRQTVLNPQNTFYAFKRYVGRRYSELSAFSKRVPYTIRRDQADNIKIKCPALEREFAPEEVSAMILRKLADEASRFLGEPITGAVITVPAYFNDAQRQATRDAGRIAGLEVKRIINEPTAAALAYGLDNQYNQTVMVVDLGGGTFDVSILDVGDSVFEVRATSGDTQLGGTDFDRIIVDWLAEQFLEQENIDLRREPQSLQRLTEAAEKAKIELSGLPETNVSLPFITATEEGPKHMDVVLSRGQFENLCADVAERLQAPVERALRDSNLRSIDIDEVVLVGGSTRIPMVQNLIGQMINKRPNQNVNPDEVVAVGAAIQAGITAGDLQDIFLLDVTPLSFGLETIGGVMKTLIPRNTTIPVRRSDVFSTAQDNQNQVEVHVLQGERQLANSNKSLGRFQLRGIPPAPRGVPQVQVSFDIDANGILQVTAMDKYTGREQTITVQGAANLSDSEVNRMLQEAEQFADKDRLRRERIDKRNRGQDLISQCDRKLREITLDFGPQFANNLRRRVETLSRDLQDSINQDQDRQIDLDYANLQDALYELNQEVTRVNQEYYDDEEELFPLPSMSSISDAVSKGVNKGVELVTGRPSSDDPPPRRSSSRMDGDFWEDWDDDDW from the coding sequence ATGGGCAGAATTGTCGGCATTGACCTAGGTACTACTAATTCAGTGGTGGCAGTGATGGAGGGAGGCAAGCCAGTTGTGATTGCCAACACCGAAGGCAGCCGTACAACCCCTTCTGTGGTGGCTTTTGGCAAAGAAGGAGAACGTCTTGTTGGTCAATTAGCCCGCAGACAAACTGTCCTCAATCCCCAAAATACCTTCTATGCCTTTAAACGATATGTTGGGCGTCGGTATAGCGAATTATCTGCTTTTTCCAAACGGGTTCCCTATACGATTCGGCGCGACCAGGCTGACAATATCAAAATAAAATGCCCGGCCTTGGAACGAGAATTTGCCCCGGAAGAGGTGTCAGCCATGATTCTGCGGAAACTTGCAGATGAGGCGAGCCGTTTTCTTGGAGAACCGATTACTGGGGCAGTGATTACAGTGCCCGCCTACTTTAATGATGCTCAGCGACAGGCCACGCGGGATGCGGGGCGAATTGCGGGTTTAGAGGTAAAGCGGATTATTAATGAGCCGACCGCTGCGGCTCTAGCCTATGGATTGGACAATCAATATAACCAAACGGTGATGGTGGTTGATCTGGGCGGTGGCACCTTTGATGTCTCGATTCTGGACGTGGGAGATTCGGTCTTTGAAGTGCGGGCAACGAGTGGGGATACCCAATTGGGGGGCACGGATTTTGACCGGATTATTGTAGATTGGCTGGCTGAGCAGTTCCTAGAGCAAGAAAATATTGATCTGCGCCGGGAGCCCCAATCCCTGCAGCGCCTGACAGAAGCTGCAGAAAAGGCCAAAATCGAACTATCTGGTTTGCCCGAGACGAATGTGAGCCTGCCCTTTATCACGGCGACGGAAGAAGGCCCCAAACATATGGACGTGGTGTTGAGCCGGGGCCAGTTTGAAAATTTATGCGCCGATGTGGCGGAGCGCCTACAGGCCCCGGTGGAGCGAGCGTTGCGGGATAGTAATCTGCGCTCCATCGATATCGATGAAGTGGTGCTAGTGGGTGGCTCTACCCGCATCCCCATGGTCCAGAATCTGATTGGTCAGATGATCAACAAACGTCCGAATCAGAATGTTAATCCAGATGAAGTGGTGGCTGTGGGCGCTGCGATTCAGGCGGGGATTACGGCAGGCGATTTGCAGGATATTTTTCTGCTGGATGTGACACCCTTGTCCTTTGGCCTAGAAACGATTGGCGGGGTGATGAAGACCCTGATTCCTCGTAATACGACGATTCCGGTACGGCGTTCTGATGTCTTCTCTACGGCCCAAGACAATCAGAACCAGGTCGAAGTCCATGTGCTTCAAGGGGAACGACAGCTCGCGAATAGCAATAAATCCTTGGGACGGTTTCAGCTGCGGGGGATTCCGCCAGCGCCCCGAGGGGTGCCTCAAGTGCAGGTATCCTTTGATATCGACGCCAACGGCATTTTGCAAGTGACGGCGATGGATAAATACACGGGCCGTGAACAAACGATTACGGTCCAAGGGGCGGCCAATCTGTCAGATTCTGAAGTCAACCGGATGCTCCAGGAAGCGGAGCAGTTTGCCGATAAGGATCGGCTCCGTCGTGAGCGAATTGATAAGCGGAATCGGGGGCAAGATCTGATTAGCCAATGCGATCGCAAGCTGCGAGAAATCACCTTAGATTTTGGTCCTCAGTTCGCCAACAACCTGAGAAGGCGGGTCGAGACCCTGTCCCGAGACTTACAAGACAGCATTAACCAAGATCAGGATCGCCAGATCGATCTGGACTATGCCAATCTCCAAGATGCGCTATATGAACTCAATCAAGAGGTGACTCGCGTCAATCAAGAGTACTACGATGACGAAGAGGAGCTATTCCCCTTGCCTTCTATGTCTTCGATCAGTGATGCTGTATCCAAAGGGGTGAATAAAGGCGTGGAATTGGTGACAGGGCGACCGTCGTCCGATGATCCACCCCCGCGTCGGTCTTCGAGTCGAATGGATGGGGACTTCTGGGAAGACTGGGATGATGATGATTGGTAA
- a CDS encoding DnaJ C-terminal domain-containing protein, with protein MQNFRNYYDILKVSKEAPTEEIKRSYRKLARQYHPDLNPGDKAAEEQFKTISEAYDVLSDAEKRSKYDQFGQYWQQQGFQKSSSPQSAKKWGGQTNPFASDKVDFSEFADFQEFLDQLLERPYGKKSNARKQTRNKPKASAVGQRDAEARLTLPLEKAYAGGRERIRLEDGRSLEVSMPMGMVSGQRIRLKGQGTSGGDLYLKIDVSPHAFYRLEGNDIVCELPITCAEAILGGQIEAPTLDGWVKVSIPSGVRSGQRLRLGGKGYPASNGKRGDQLVEIRIESPKNISSRERELYEQIRQIETYKPRADLPI; from the coding sequence ATGCAGAACTTCCGCAATTACTACGACATTCTTAAGGTGTCTAAAGAGGCACCCACGGAAGAGATTAAGCGTTCCTATCGAAAATTAGCCCGACAATATCATCCAGATTTGAATCCGGGCGATAAAGCGGCGGAAGAGCAGTTTAAAACCATCAGTGAAGCCTACGATGTGTTGTCGGATGCCGAGAAGCGATCCAAGTATGATCAGTTCGGTCAATATTGGCAACAGCAGGGATTTCAGAAGTCGAGTAGTCCCCAATCGGCTAAGAAATGGGGAGGGCAAACCAATCCCTTTGCCTCTGATAAGGTTGATTTCAGTGAGTTTGCAGATTTCCAAGAGTTTTTGGATCAGCTTTTAGAACGACCCTATGGCAAGAAAAGCAATGCTCGCAAGCAAACGAGAAATAAGCCTAAAGCTTCTGCGGTTGGCCAGCGAGATGCCGAAGCACGGCTGACTTTGCCCCTGGAAAAGGCCTATGCGGGGGGCAGAGAGCGCATTCGTTTGGAAGATGGACGCTCCCTAGAAGTGTCGATGCCCATGGGGATGGTCTCGGGCCAGCGCATTCGTCTGAAAGGTCAGGGAACCTCAGGGGGTGATCTTTATCTCAAAATTGATGTTTCCCCCCATGCCTTCTACCGCTTAGAAGGGAACGATATTGTTTGCGAATTACCGATTACCTGTGCAGAAGCCATCTTGGGAGGGCAAATCGAAGCCCCAACCCTAGATGGATGGGTTAAGGTATCGATACCGAGTGGAGTGCGCTCCGGCCAGCGACTTCGGTTAGGTGGAAAAGGGTACCCTGCTTCGAATGGAAAAAGAGGCGATCAATTAGTTGAGATTCGCATCGAATCTCCTAAAAATATTAGCTCTCGAGAGCGAGAACTCTACGAACAAATTCGCCAAATTGAAACCTATAAGCCACGAGCAGATTTACCGATCTAA
- a CDS encoding LemA family protein, translated as MLIVQILLALILLLPLVLGGVVWFFFNNLVAKKNQVDQAFSSVDVLLKKRCDVIPNLVSIAKTYMEFEERTLVKVTQLRSQVMKGQGSTEDRVQLENQLSGALANVLALTENYPDLKTDGQFVQLQGSLNEVEEQLSAARRFYNRAVTDYNNSIEMFPSNLIATWRRDEAKSLFEATAQDRRAIDVRNLLQN; from the coding sequence ATGCTAATTGTGCAGATTCTTTTAGCCCTGATTTTGCTGCTTCCGTTGGTTTTGGGAGGAGTCGTATGGTTTTTCTTTAATAATCTAGTCGCTAAGAAAAATCAAGTCGATCAGGCGTTTTCCAGTGTTGATGTATTGCTGAAAAAACGCTGTGACGTTATTCCCAATTTGGTGTCAATTGCCAAAACCTATATGGAGTTTGAAGAACGAACTCTGGTGAAAGTAACGCAACTGCGATCGCAAGTGATGAAAGGCCAGGGGTCTACGGAAGACCGGGTCCAGCTCGAGAACCAACTCTCAGGTGCTTTAGCTAATGTCCTGGCCTTAACCGAGAACTATCCTGATCTGAAAACAGATGGACAGTTTGTTCAACTTCAAGGGTCCCTGAATGAGGTCGAGGAACAGCTGTCTGCTGCTCGTCGCTTCTATAACAGAGCTGTAACGGACTACAACAACAGTATCGAAATGTTCCCGAGCAACTTAATCGCCACATGGCGTCGGGATGAAGCTAAATCCTTGTTTGAAGCAACCGCTCAAGATCGACGGGCTATTGATGTCCGCAACCTCCTTCAAAATTAA
- a CDS encoding DUF3137 domain-containing protein, whose amino-acid sequence MTPFKEYRSGLLALEKQDYPEAVQRLENYYQANPKPGSLEHYQACKALVKAYDQVNELDKALAICQELTECEKPNIRSWAKRWQDKLSNKAAAIAEEALAASTEEEVNTAPADGPIPEPSAAPLSLTDANQLLSEGREALRSQQFSQAIHALEQFRQGGDASHPDFYQAQMWLATAYQKAGQLEQAKSLGTILANNPATQAWAEKFIQSLSLLVATEVVTGMQAAAKADSVSAASSQGSPEKPFFKHRTLAEFKDYCRQNLVEDLKEYETKRQSALKALAIVGAILLIILILILTQVPQVFQSLPLFPIPTEGECIRDMITSGLGQKLSNADDGTAEQLFFDFILKCQEPRFSFPNFRSLLLVATFFLFGIIGCLWSWAIFYSVQTEMYERGFKTKIIEKVIRYINNDQGLSYAAYGDNSLTRMAILRSRLFPALNSTFHLQQDDCVYGNIGPANVYFSEVVAEHEIYHAFIPKMMPFLLRRSRGFLTFIKLPILVLVLMFSFLKASPFIVIRMFKGQRFDYDSFKDQVGNQVTRRQVFKGLFFRSEFNKSFQGETVVFTGSLASKLKQLNRSGQLVKLEDPEFDQLYTVYSDDQVEARYILSTSLMERLVKFRKKAQRPVSISFSENQIFIAIHHDRDLFEAQLFKTMLSFRPMQDYFDNFQLMLGIIQDLNLNRRIWTRQ is encoded by the coding sequence ATGACTCCTTTCAAAGAATATCGTTCAGGGTTACTCGCCCTAGAAAAACAGGATTATCCTGAAGCTGTTCAGCGTTTAGAAAACTATTATCAAGCCAACCCTAAACCGGGATCTTTAGAACATTATCAAGCCTGTAAAGCCCTAGTCAAAGCCTATGACCAGGTGAATGAGCTTGATAAAGCCCTGGCCATTTGTCAGGAATTGACGGAATGCGAAAAGCCCAATATTCGCTCTTGGGCAAAACGTTGGCAAGACAAACTATCGAATAAAGCCGCAGCCATTGCCGAAGAAGCTTTAGCAGCCAGTACTGAAGAAGAAGTCAATACTGCACCAGCAGATGGACCCATACCTGAACCTAGTGCAGCTCCCTTGTCTCTAACTGATGCAAATCAGCTCCTCTCCGAAGGCCGTGAAGCCCTCCGAAGCCAACAGTTTAGCCAGGCGATTCATGCCCTAGAGCAGTTTCGCCAGGGTGGAGATGCTTCCCATCCGGATTTTTACCAAGCCCAAATGTGGTTGGCTACCGCTTATCAAAAAGCGGGTCAACTCGAACAGGCAAAATCCCTAGGAACAATACTGGCCAATAATCCAGCCACTCAAGCCTGGGCAGAAAAATTTATCCAAAGCCTTAGCCTCTTGGTTGCGACTGAAGTGGTTACAGGAATGCAAGCTGCCGCCAAAGCCGATAGTGTCTCTGCTGCATCATCTCAAGGGTCGCCAGAAAAACCTTTCTTTAAGCATCGCACCTTAGCAGAGTTCAAAGATTATTGTCGACAAAACTTAGTGGAAGATCTGAAGGAGTATGAGACCAAGCGGCAGTCGGCCCTGAAAGCTTTAGCTATTGTTGGTGCCATCCTTCTAATTATCTTGATTTTGATTCTGACTCAGGTTCCGCAAGTGTTTCAGTCTCTTCCACTTTTTCCTATCCCTACAGAGGGTGAGTGTATCCGAGACATGATCACTTCTGGTCTGGGTCAAAAGTTGAGCAATGCTGACGATGGCACTGCAGAACAGCTGTTTTTTGACTTCATCTTAAAGTGCCAAGAACCTAGATTCTCCTTCCCAAATTTTCGGTCGCTATTATTGGTCGCTACATTTTTTCTATTTGGCATAATTGGCTGTTTATGGAGTTGGGCTATTTTCTATAGCGTTCAAACGGAGATGTATGAACGTGGGTTTAAAACCAAAATCATTGAGAAAGTGATTCGTTACATCAACAACGATCAAGGCCTAAGCTATGCTGCCTATGGAGATAATTCCCTCACTAGGATGGCGATCCTGAGAAGTCGACTATTTCCTGCTCTGAACTCCACATTTCACCTTCAACAAGATGATTGTGTGTATGGCAATATCGGTCCGGCTAATGTTTACTTCTCAGAGGTCGTGGCTGAGCATGAAATCTATCACGCATTCATCCCTAAGATGATGCCTTTTTTACTGAGACGTTCAAGAGGGTTTCTCACGTTTATTAAATTACCTATTTTAGTGCTGGTTTTGATGTTTAGCTTTTTGAAAGCCTCGCCTTTTATCGTGATCAGGATGTTCAAAGGCCAACGCTTTGATTACGACAGCTTCAAAGACCAAGTGGGGAATCAGGTGACTCGACGGCAGGTGTTTAAAGGACTGTTTTTTCGATCTGAGTTTAATAAGAGTTTTCAGGGTGAGACCGTTGTTTTCACAGGCTCATTAGCCTCGAAACTCAAGCAATTGAATCGATCTGGACAACTCGTTAAGCTAGAAGACCCAGAATTTGACCAGCTGTATACCGTATACAGTGACGATCAAGTTGAGGCCCGATATATTCTATCGACGAGCCTAATGGAACGCCTCGTGAAGTTTAGAAAAAAAGCCCAGCGTCCCGTCTCTATATCCTTCTCAGAGAATCAGATCTTTATTGCCATCCATCATGACCGAGATTTGTTTGAGGCTCAGCTATTCAAAACGATGCTGAGTTTCAGACCGATGCAAGATTACTTTGATAACTTCCAGCTCATGTTAGGAATTATCCAAGATCTCAACCTTAATCGCCGGATTTGGACTCGTCAGTAG
- a CDS encoding pentapeptide repeat-containing protein produces MASREHLNILNQGVKAWNQWRDANPNIRPDLQLANLNGKNLSKINFSRADLSGADLSGTELRHAHLIGANLSRAFMRWSDLSRATLRGAYLWGADLSGTTLEQVDLSYAKLRGATMRWADLSFARLTQANLRGATLSGATLCRSILRKADCSWTELRWADMRGANLYETDLRWTDLRGADLRYSSLDYAIALSSDFTGATFTGASIENWKISNETKFDEVDCAYIYLKSSQRDRHPLAGDFISGEFINLIQKPLGTIDLLFLHGIDWLAFVAAYQTLTSEFEQCDINIQAIEKKSGGAFTVRLEVPVDANHEAIEAQAKQHYAAQLKAIERRYKSQLNATDVELKIYRQKNADIKEITKLLAVRPLKARNKAALQHRSNLRVPS; encoded by the coding sequence ATGGCGAGTCGTGAGCATCTAAACATACTGAACCAAGGCGTTAAAGCCTGGAATCAGTGGAGAGATGCCAACCCTAATATTCGTCCTGATCTGCAGTTGGCCAACCTGAATGGGAAAAACCTCAGCAAGATCAATTTCAGTCGAGCGGATCTCAGCGGTGCGGATCTCAGTGGTACAGAACTCAGACATGCTCACCTGATTGGCGCTAATCTCAGCCGAGCCTTTATGCGTTGGTCGGATTTGAGTCGAGCTACCTTAAGGGGTGCCTATTTATGGGGTGCCGATTTGAGTGGCACGACCCTGGAACAGGTGGACCTGAGCTATGCCAAACTGCGAGGGGCAACTATGCGCTGGGCCGATCTCAGCTTTGCCAGACTGACCCAAGCCAACCTTCGGGGAGCGACCCTGAGTGGGGCGACCCTCTGCCGTTCGATTCTGAGAAAGGCAGATTGCAGTTGGACAGAACTCCGCTGGGCCGATATGCGGGGAGCTAACCTGTATGAAACAGATTTGCGGTGGACGGATCTGCGCGGGGCCGATTTGCGATACTCGTCGTTAGATTATGCGATCGCACTTTCGTCTGACTTCACCGGAGCCACCTTTACCGGGGCCAGTATTGAAAACTGGAAGATCAGTAATGAAACCAAATTTGATGAAGTTGACTGTGCCTATATTTACCTCAAGTCTTCCCAACGGGATCGTCATCCCCTAGCCGGCGATTTTATCTCAGGTGAGTTTATCAACCTGATTCAAAAGCCCTTAGGGACGATTGACTTACTCTTTTTACACGGTATCGATTGGCTAGCCTTTGTCGCTGCTTATCAAACTCTTACCAGTGAATTTGAACAGTGTGACATCAATATTCAGGCCATTGAGAAGAAAAGCGGAGGCGCTTTTACGGTTCGATTGGAAGTCCCTGTTGATGCGAATCATGAGGCGATAGAAGCTCAAGCAAAACAACATTATGCTGCTCAGCTCAAAGCCATTGAGAGACGATATAAATCTCAGCTCAACGCCACGGATGTGGAATTAAAAATCTACCGCCAGAAAAATGCTGATATCAAGGAGATTACAAAACTGCTAGCGGTTAGGCCCTTAAAAGCCAGGAATAAAGCGGCCCTTCAACATCGGTCTAACTTACGGGTCCCCTCCTAA
- a CDS encoding cryptochrome/photolyase family protein: MESTLIYPHQLYENHPAASPERIPFLIEEPLFFRQYPFHKKKIILHRASMQSYADQLREQGHTVQYLESSKLDSSSTVFSILHSQGIGCAHICEVTDDWLTQRITKAAQTFDIQLVWHPTPNFLTQTSELESLLPANKSLRMNSFYIKQRQRLGILLDGEGPVGGKWSFDADNRKRLPKKIELPSIQWPAANTYVKEAVAYTQQHFAQNPGSSHGFAYPIDHASALHFLNQFLETRIDQYGAYQDAIDADQSYLFHSVLTPALNIGLLHPQEIVQATLDRHADRPIPLNSLEGFIRQVIGWREYVRGVYLLKGRIQRTTNFFQHHRPIPKLFWDANTGILPFDTAMQRVLDSSYANHIERLMVFSNLFLLCEFAPDQVYRWFSSLFIDAFDWVMVPNVYGMGQYADGGLMITKPYVSSSNYLRKMSYFKQGDWSVLWDGLYWRFMNQHRSLFGRNPRTRMTVSHLDRMGDKLDQHLQVSAAFLDSF, from the coding sequence ATGGAGTCAACCCTCATTTACCCCCATCAGTTGTATGAAAATCATCCTGCTGCCTCACCAGAACGCATCCCCTTCTTAATCGAAGAGCCGCTCTTTTTTCGCCAATACCCCTTTCACAAAAAGAAGATTATTCTGCATCGAGCTTCAATGCAGAGCTATGCGGATCAATTGCGAGAGCAAGGCCATACAGTCCAGTATTTAGAAAGTAGTAAACTCGACTCTTCCTCCACCGTTTTTTCTATTCTCCATAGCCAAGGCATTGGCTGTGCCCATATCTGCGAAGTCACCGATGACTGGTTAACGCAACGAATTACTAAAGCAGCGCAGACATTCGACATCCAACTGGTTTGGCATCCAACCCCCAACTTCTTAACCCAAACCTCAGAATTAGAATCCCTATTGCCTGCCAATAAGTCCTTACGGATGAATTCCTTCTATATCAAACAACGTCAACGATTAGGGATTCTACTGGATGGCGAGGGTCCAGTGGGGGGCAAATGGAGCTTCGATGCGGACAATCGTAAGCGCCTGCCTAAAAAAATTGAGCTTCCTTCTATTCAGTGGCCTGCTGCCAATACCTATGTCAAAGAAGCGGTTGCCTACACCCAGCAACACTTTGCCCAGAATCCAGGCAGTAGTCATGGTTTTGCCTATCCGATTGACCACGCCAGTGCTCTTCATTTCCTCAACCAATTTTTAGAAACCCGTATTGACCAGTATGGTGCTTACCAAGATGCTATCGATGCCGACCAATCCTACTTATTTCACTCGGTTTTGACCCCTGCCCTGAATATTGGTTTATTACATCCACAAGAAATCGTTCAAGCCACATTAGATAGGCATGCAGATCGCCCCATTCCTCTCAACTCGCTGGAAGGGTTTATTCGGCAAGTGATTGGCTGGCGGGAATATGTCCGCGGCGTCTACCTTCTGAAAGGACGAATCCAAAGAACCACTAATTTTTTCCAACACCATCGACCTATCCCTAAACTATTTTGGGACGCCAACACGGGCATCCTCCCCTTTGATACGGCAATGCAGCGGGTATTAGACAGTAGCTATGCCAACCACATTGAACGATTGATGGTGTTTAGTAACCTATTCTTGCTCTGCGAATTCGCCCCAGATCAGGTTTATCGCTGGTTTTCATCGCTGTTTATCGATGCCTTTGATTGGGTGATGGTTCCTAATGTGTATGGCATGGGCCAGTATGCCGACGGGGGCCTAATGATTACGAAACCCTATGTCAGCTCTTCCAACTACCTGCGCAAAATGAGTTATTTCAAGCAGGGAGACTGGAGTGTCCTCTGGGACGGCTTATATTGGCGCTTTATGAACCAACATCGATCGTTATTTGGGCGCAATCCTCGCACGCGGATGACGGTCAGCCACCTGGATCGCATGGGTGACAAGCTAGATCAGCATTTGCAGGTATCCGCAGCCTTTCTTGACAGTTTTTAG